A stretch of Xenopus laevis strain J_2021 chromosome 8S, Xenopus_laevis_v10.1, whole genome shotgun sequence DNA encodes these proteins:
- the brms1l.S gene encoding breast cancer metastasis-suppressor 1-like protein translates to MPVHSREKKESNHNDMEVDYPENEGSSSEEDDLDSSSGSEEGDSSEMDDEVCERRRMECLDEMSNLERQFTDLKDQLYKERLSQVDAKLQEVKVAKAPEYLEPLANLQENMQIRTKVAGIYRELCLESVKNKHDCEIQAARQHCESEKLLLYDTVQSELEEKIRRLEEDRHSIDITSELWNDELQSRRKRKDPFSPVKKKKPVVVSGPYIVYMLQDLDILEDWTTIRKAMASFGPHRVKPEVTVKIEKHQHSARSEEGRLHYDGEWYGRGQTICIDKKDEFPTSAVITTINSDEVWFKRQDGSKSKLYISQLQKGRYSIKHI, encoded by the exons ATGCCGGTTCACTCCCGGGAAAAGAAGGAAAGTAACCACAATGATATGGAGGTTGACTATCCGGAAAATGAGGGCAGTAGCTCCGAAGAGGACGACTTGGATAGTTCCAGTGGGAGCGAAGAGGGAGACAGCTCGG AGATGGATGATGAAGTCTGTGAAAGACGCCGAATGGAATGTTTGGATGAAATGTCTAACCTTGAGAGACAGTTTACAGATCTCAAAGATCA ACTTTACAAGGAGAGGCTGAGCCAAGTGGATGCCAAACTGCAGGAGGTAAAGGTAGCCAAAGCACCCGAATATCTGGAACCCCTTGCAAATTTACAGGAAAACATGCAGATCAGAACTAAAGTAGCAG GAATATATCGTGAGCTGTGCCTAGAGTCTGTGAAGAACAAACATGACTGTGAAATTCAAGCAGCACGCCAGCACTGTGAG AGTGAAAAGCTGTTGCTTTATGACACGGTGCAGAGTGAACTGGAAGAGAAAATACGTAGACTGGAAGAAGATCGCCACAGTATTGATATTACCTCTG AACTCTGGAATGATGAGCTACAGTCGAGGCGGAAGCGAAAGGACCCGTTCAGCCCTGTTAAGAAGAAAAAGCCTGTTGTAGTGTCTG GtccatatatagtttatatgttaCAAGACTTGGATATCCTTGAAGATTGGACAACAATAagaaag GCAATGGCTTCATTTGGACCTCACAGGGTAAAACCCgaag TTACAGTCAAGATAGAGAAACATCAGCACAGTGCCAGATCAGAAGAAGGTCGACTACATTATGATGGAGAGTGGTATGGTCGAGGACAGACCATTTGCATTGACAAAAAAGACGAGTTTCCAACCAG TGCCGTTATCACGACAATAAACAGTGACGAGGTCTGGTTTAAGAGGCAAGATGGCAGCAAATCAAAACTGTACATTTCTCAGTTACAGAAAGGAAGATACAGCATCAAGCATATCTGA